The genomic interval CCACCACGTTGTCCGGCACCGCGGGCGGCAGCACCTCCCCATCGAAGGTGATCCGCATCCGCTGCACCGAAGTACCCACCGCAAACCCCCGCGCAGCAAGCACCTCAGGCAACAGTTGGTCCTGCCGAATCGCACCGACCTGCAGCACAACCTCGTGTCGGCCGGTCGCGTGGGCGCGGCGTTCGGTCTGGTCGAGCAGCCAGTTCAGGACGGCTGGGTTGTTGCTCAGGATGTCGATGTTGACGTGGGTTCCGCCGGTGATCTGGACTGCGGTGGCTGAGCCGGCGAAGTTGCCGTTGGGGTCGAGGACTACCCAGGCGTCGGTGGTGAGGTTGATGCCGGGGTCGCGGAGGTAGTTGGCGACGTCTTCCGGGCTGTGTTTGGGGAAGCCGAGCAGGGCGGAGGTGTAGACCGCGGACCGCTCGGCGATCAGCGCGGCATCCTCCAGCACCATCGGCCGGAACGTGTGGCCGGCGGGCAGGCTCATGCGACCGTCACCTCGCGCCGCCAGACCTCCATCACCAGCGTGGCCTGCATGCCGACCGACAGGTACACACCGAGCGCCGGCGTCGGGTTGTTCGTGTCGACGTGCAGGATCGTGCCGGCCCGCCCGGCCGCCGCGTCCAGCGCGAACTGGTCCCGCAGCAGGAACTTCGCCAGCCCCTTCCCGCGCGCCTTCGCGAGCACCCCCAGCCGGCCGATGTACCCGCAGTTCTCGTCCTCGACGAACTGGTTGCTGGTCGACCGCATCGCCACGACCTCACCGTCCAGCTCGAGCAACGTCAGCTGCGACCAGTCGAACGCCGAGAAGTTCTCCTGCGCCGCCTGCCACTCCTCGAACGAACGCGGAGTGAACCCGAACTGCCCCTCGAAGCTCTCATTGAGTACGACGTGCCCAACCCGCTGACTCGCCTCGTCCGGAGCACCTCGCCGTACGGTGACGCCGGCCGGAACCTCGGGCGCCGGGACCGGGCCGTCGTGATCGATCCGCATCCGGTGGAACGTCGTACCAGGGTGGAAGTCGTAGCCGGAGAGTCGTTCCGCGCGGGCCGTGTCGACGCGGTAGTTGACGACGTCGAGCTGCACGGACGAATGTCCGTAGGCCCGGGCGAACTCCGTCGCACGGCTGAGGATGCGCTCGAGGAGGTACGCCTCCACGTCGGTGTCCGCGGTGACCACGTCCAGGTCGAGCTGCCGGTGATCGCCCTTGCCGAACACCGTCCCGTACCCGATCAGGCGGTCGCCGTCGAACACCAGCCAGCCGTCGGTCTCCGGCTCGAACCCGGGGTCGGTGAGCTCGTCCTCGGCGTCCTCCAGCGTGTAGTCGGCGAAGCCGATCACCGACGTGTTGTAGTCGGACACCAACTCGAGGACCGCCTGCGCGTCCTCCTTCGACGGCGGACGGACGGTGTACGAGGACGGCAGTACGGCGGTCATGCACTCATGGTGGTGAACGACCGCCGTACTGTCCAAGGCATTAGCTCATCGCTAGCACTGGAACAGGCCGCCGGTCTCGTTGTTCATGTAGGAGGACTTCACGTAGCCGATCTCCTGGAACGGGATGCCGGTGAAGACCTTGTAGTACTCCTCCCCGTCGGCGCCGTACAGCCAGCAGGCCAGCCGCAGACTGTGGGACTTGGGGCAGGTGTACATGAGGTCGTCCGTTGCGAGGTCGGGCCGGGTCCGAACGAAGATCTCGCTCGCGCAGTTCGCGAAGACGTCGTCGTCGGCCGGAGCCGTGGTGACAGGGGTGGCTGCGACTGAGGCGGTGGTGACGGGTGCGGCGGTCGCCGGCGCGGTCCAGGCACAGGCTGCCACGGCAATTCCAGCGATCGCGGTCGCGGCGAGGCGTGCGCGAAGCTTGGTCATCGAATATGTCCTTCCACGAGAGTGTGCTCACTTGCTGCACCCATCGTGCTGGGACGGTCACACAGCAGAACAGCGCACGAACCGTTCATCTATGACCGGTCGTCGAGCCGTTCCGTCAGCTGCTCGGCCTCGTCGTCGCGTCCTTGCCGCCGGTACAGGTCCCGCGCCTCCCGCCACACCGCACGCGCCTGATCGCGGTTGCCGAGCGCGACGTACGGATGGCCGAGGCGTTCGAGCGTGTCGGCGATCTCGAAGATGTTGTCGAGGTGGCGATAGATGCCGAGGGCATCGAGGTAGTACCGGACGGCATGCCGGTGGTTGCCGGTGCGGTGATCGATGAGCCCGAGGCTGTCCAGGGTCTGCGCCTCACCGTTCACGTCCTGGTGGCGCCGGTACAGCGCGAGCGCCGCCTGGCAGTGCACGCGGGCCGCGTCGTGCTCGCCGAGTCGCGCGGAGTACCAGCCGACGGCGTTGAGGGCGTCGGCCTCTGCGATCGGCTCCTCGAGGTGCTGGTAGAGGCCGAGTGCTCGCTGGGCATGCTCCAAGGCCCCGCGGTCGTCGGGCCAGACCGACGCGAGCGTGTAGTGCGCCTGGGCCTGCAGCGCGCGATCGTCCTGCTGCTCGCTCAGGGCGAGCGCCCGGTTCAGGGCTGCGATCGCTTCCGGATGGTGTCCGAGCATGACGTGTGCGCGGCCGAGGAGCCGGTAGGCGATGATCTGGGTGCCGGGTTCGGGCAGTTGGGCGGCGGAGTCGACGGCGTTCTGCCAGACGGCGAGCTGATGGTGGCGGTGTCCTTTCCGGTAGTGGAAGTCGTTCAGCGCCCAGGCCAGTTGCCAGGCCGTGCGGTGCAGCGCCTGTGTAGCGGCCGCTTGCTGGGCCGCGAGCAGATTGTGGTGCTCGGCATCGAACCAGTCCATCGCGGCCGGGATGTCTGGCAAACCCTCCGGTTGACAGCCGGGGACGGGCGGGGCGAGTTCGATGGGTGGGCGGTGTGTGTCCAGGAGGAGGGCGCCGGCGTTGGCGGTGTGGGTGTAGTGGTCGAGCACCCGCCGCAGCGCCGCCGTCCTCACATCGTCGGCCAGATCGTGGGCGCCGGCCGCGTAGCGGCGGACCAGATCGTGCATGCGGTAGCGGCCGGCCGCGTCCCGGCCGATCAGCGACGCCTGCTCCAGCCTGCGCAGCACCGCCCGGCTCCGGCTCTGGCCGCGCCCGGTGAGGCTATTGGCCGCCGCCGATGCGATGTCGGGTCCTGGGGCGATCGCGAGGAGCCCGAACACCTCGGCTTCTTCGCCGGTCAGCGCATGGTGGGACAAGGACAGCGCCGCGGGCAGGCTTGCGGCGGGGTCGGCGTCGTCGAGTACGTCCAGTGTGTCCCTGCGCAACTCGTCGGCGACATCGGCCAGCGACAGCTGCGGATCGAGGTAGGCGCGGCCGGCGATGATGCTCAGAGCCAGTGGGAACCCGCCGCACAAGCTGAGAAGTTCGGCCGCGGCCGCGGCCGCGGCCGCGGCCTCGGTCCGTAGGCGTTCAGCGCCGAGCCGGGCGGCCAGCAACGCATGGGCCTCGGCGTCGGTGAGGATGTCGACGGACAAATGATGGGCGCCTTGTCCCGTGAGCAGGCCCGACAGCTGGTTGCGGCTCGTGACCACCACGGCGCTGGTGCCGGCGCCGGGAAGTAGCGAGGTGACCTGGGCGGTGTCAGCGGCGTTGTCGAGCACCACCAGCATCCTCTTGTCCGCCACCAGGCTGCGGAACAGCGCCGCCTGCGCGTGCGGAGCGAGCGGGATGCGCTCGGGCTCGACACCCAGCGTGTCGAGGAACCCGCGCAACGCCACCGCTGGGTCCATCGGATCGCTGTCCGGGCTGAAGCCCTGGAGGTCGACGAAAAGCTGGCCGTCCGGGAAGCGGTCGGCGTTGCGGTGGGCCCACTCCAACGCGAGCCAGGACTTGCCGACCCCGCCGGTGCCGACGAGCGTGCAGATGACCACACCGGTCGCGGCGTCAGGTCGCAGTGCAGAATCCAGTCGGTCCAGGTCGTGCCGGCGGCCCACGAACGGTGTGGGTGGGGCGGGCAGCTGACGGGGGACCGGGATCGCGGCCGGTTCGGCCACCCCCGCCGCCGTGGCCAGCAGTTCGTCCAGTTCGGACGGCTGCAGGTCGAGTGCGGTGGCCAGACGGCGTACCGACGCCAGCTGCGGGTTACGGCGGGTGCCGGTCTCCATGCCGCGGATCGTGCTGACCGAAACGCCGGAACGATCGGACAGGGCTTCCTGGGTCAGGCCGGCACGCAACCGGAACTGTCGGACGGCAGCCGCGAAATGATCTCCCACAATGTCGTTCTACCAGCACGATCGGTCACAGACGGTCACTCGCCACGGCTCCCGGACAGTACGGCGGTCAGTGGGACCGCCGTACCGTCGAACTGATCAGCAGGCCTTGGCCCGCTCCAGGTCACAGGTGGGCTGGGCGGTCTTCAAGTTCGTGACCGCGGCCGGGGGAGTGCCCTGGTCCGTCCAGGAGGCGAGCGTGACGCCGACCGCGTCCTCGATCGAGCGCGGGCTGTCCAGATAGTTGTTGCTGATCATCGAGAACACCAGCTTGCGGCCGTCCTTGTTCGACACGTAGCCGGACAACGCGGTGACGCCGGTGAGCGAGCCGGTCTTGCCGTGCAGGTTGTTGGCGGCCGGCGTGTTCAGCATCCGGCTGCGCAGCGTCCCGCCGACGAACCGTTCCGGGTTGCCGGCGATCGGCAGGGCGTCGTACCACTGCTTGAACCACGGCTCCTTCTGCGCGGCGATCAGGATGTCGGTGACCGCGTCGCCGGTCACGTTCACCTTGCGGGACAGGCCGGAGCCGTCGGACAGCCGGATCCGGCTGGTGTCGACGCCGACGCTCTGCGCGTAGTTCGTCACCACGTCCAGCCCGGCCGGCCAGCTGCCGTCGGCCTCGACGACCGCGCCCATCGTCTTGACCAGCGTCTCGGCGTGCATGTTGTTCGAGAGCTTC from Kribbella sp. NBC_00709 carries:
- a CDS encoding ATP-binding protein — encoded protein: MGDHFAAAVRQFRLRAGLTQEALSDRSGVSVSTIRGMETGTRRNPQLASVRRLATALDLQPSELDELLATAAGVAEPAAIPVPRQLPAPPTPFVGRRHDLDRLDSALRPDAATGVVICTLVGTGGVGKSWLALEWAHRNADRFPDGQLFVDLQGFSPDSDPMDPAVALRGFLDTLGVEPERIPLAPHAQAALFRSLVADKRMLVVLDNAADTAQVTSLLPGAGTSAVVVTSRNQLSGLLTGQGAHHLSVDILTDAEAHALLAARLGAERLRTEAAAAAAAAAELLSLCGGFPLALSIIAGRAYLDPQLSLADVADELRRDTLDVLDDADPAASLPAALSLSHHALTGEEAEVFGLLAIAPGPDIASAAANSLTGRGQSRSRAVLRRLEQASLIGRDAAGRYRMHDLVRRYAAGAHDLADDVRTAALRRVLDHYTHTANAGALLLDTHRPPIELAPPVPGCQPEGLPDIPAAMDWFDAEHHNLLAAQQAAATQALHRTAWQLAWALNDFHYRKGHRHHQLAVWQNAVDSAAQLPEPGTQIIAYRLLGRAHVMLGHHPEAIAALNRALALSEQQDDRALQAQAHYTLASVWPDDRGALEHAQRALGLYQHLEEPIAEADALNAVGWYSARLGEHDAARVHCQAALALYRRHQDVNGEAQTLDSLGLIDHRTGNHRHAVRYYLDALGIYRHLDNIFEIADTLERLGHPYVALGNRDQARAVWREARDLYRRQGRDDEAEQLTERLDDRS
- a CDS encoding GNAT family N-acetyltransferase; this translates as MTAVLPSSYTVRPPSKEDAQAVLELVSDYNTSVIGFADYTLEDAEDELTDPGFEPETDGWLVFDGDRLIGYGTVFGKGDHRQLDLDVVTADTDVEAYLLERILSRATEFARAYGHSSVQLDVVNYRVDTARAERLSGYDFHPGTTFHRMRIDHDGPVPAPEVPAGVTVRRGAPDEASQRVGHVVLNESFEGQFGFTPRSFEEWQAAQENFSAFDWSQLTLLELDGEVVAMRSTSNQFVEDENCGYIGRLGVLAKARGKGLAKFLLRDQFALDAAAGRAGTILHVDTNNPTPALGVYLSVGMQATLVMEVWRREVTVA
- a CDS encoding GNAT family N-acetyltransferase, which translates into the protein MSLPAGHTFRPMVLEDAALIAERSAVYTSALLGFPKHSPEDVANYLRDPGINLTTDAWVVLDPNGNFAGSATAVQITGGTHVNIDILSNNPAVLNWLLDQTERRAHATGRHEVVLQVGAIRQDQLLPEVLAARGFAVGTSVQRMRITFDGEVLPPAVPDNVVVRRGAPDEASRRAAHGVLMEAFAGQPATLPRPFDEWAASRESRSTFDWSQVTTLELDGQAVAMTECNDNFVSTDNCGYVGRLAVVPSARGRGFAKFLLHNAFAVDAAAGRSGTILHVDSSNPTPAVALYTGVGMRPDLISDIWRRTIQPA